DNA from Drosophila suzukii chromosome 2R, CBGP_Dsuzu_IsoJpt1.0, whole genome shotgun sequence:
AGGcctctgctgctgctgctcggCAGCCATTATATGCCAAAATAAGGCCACTCAATGCCAGCGTAAGATCTCCagctccatctccatctccgtCGGCCTGAGACGCCGTTCCATTCGCAACACCTGCAAATGCAATTTTCATAATTCACTCCAATTTAGCAGACTTTTCTGCTAATTAGTCGCAGCTACATTTCTGTTTCTGGCAAGGCGAGGGAAAGCAGGTAGAGTGCTGCGCACAACTTCGGCTAATTGCAAAATAAGCAGGGCCTCATTAAATTAGAGAATATTGCCAGGGAAATCGCCTCGAGGCGGAAATCTGGGCAGGCAACATCCGTTTCCGGTGCTGAAATATTAACCCACTAATGCCGGGGTCCCAGCTCGACTCCATGATTCATTCGGTGTCACGTTAACCCATTAAGACCGCGCCACAGATACAGTTGTTCGCCGCTGGTGTCCTTGTTTTGCGGTCTAAATGCACAAAAAGCTTAGCATAAATGAGCGCTGCTCTGCTGTGTTTTGTTGTCGCCGCGTCCGGTAACAAAGCTCATTAGCGAAAGTAGCAGAGGCAGCTAACAGCGAATGCATCGTCATCGTCATCCAGCGGATGCCCTGGGGCACTTCTCCCCGAGGAACTACCCAAAAACAGGAGGTAGAGCGAACAGTTTTGCAAATATTAAATCAGTCCGGAGACTGGCGAGATTTCCTTGGAGCACTAATTAACTTGGCGATTTAAGGCAATGACTGTTGGAACTGTAAGCGcttatttatgattttatttCATTACTACTTTTTAGATACATTTAAGtattttcctatttttttgtgttatttAGGGTTATTTACTTCCATTAAGTTGAATGCAAATTCTAAATTTATTCAAATAGTTAGACTGCCATTTGTGTTACAAGAGATACATttgcttaaaaatatatattatttccATATATCTTAACAGAATTGTTTGCATCTTACAAAACGAAGATACATTTATTCGTTAAGTCCTTAGTATCGAGCGAAACTTGCGTTCATGGGATGACAAAGTAGTAGACTGTTTTCCAGGCATTCCTCATGcagtatttattttaaagttttcttctttgaaatcttttacATTCCTTCCATCGAAATTTTCCTTGATTTCCTTTTAATTCTTTGGGCAAATAATAACAAAACGAATCCAAAGATAAAGTTCAGAGCCGCCCATCGCCAACTTTTCCAGATTGATGCCGTTTGTCTTTGGGCGTCTTTCCCGGCTTTTCCGACCGACTGTATGGATTTGAGTACCTGCTCGCAGAAGTGGAGCAGCTGGAAATGGGAAAGTTGGCAAGTGGGGGCGGAAAAGTGTCTTAACAATTGCTCGGGCATCTATAAACATAATTAAAGAAACTCTGGCAAATTAATTCGAGTTGAGAATTTAACAATTTGCCGGCGAAAACTTTTCCCCACCGAACAATAAACAATCAAGTTGGCTTCAATGGCGACTGGCAACCGGCAACCGGCAACTGGCAACTGGCGACTGGCAACTTTTTAATCAAGTTGAGGATGCAAATGCCGGCTAGTTGGTTTATATGGCCACCTAATTGGCCGGCGTTAATAATATGTGCTTGTTACCGACAGTTAAATTGCAGAGCAGCTGACGCCAGTGACTCAATTTGTCAGCTGCTTGTTCGAAGTCCTCCGCAGGATGGGCTGGAGACGGCGTCCTCGAATGATGTGACTTTTAGTGCCGGGCTTAATTAAAAACCCTGTTGGAGTAATCGCCGGCGTCTTGTCGTCCTCGCTCCTTGCAAGTAGTTGCAAAGTTCGATTTTTGTCGTCTGCGTCTGCGGTCGTTTGCCCCAAAGTGCAAAGCGTTGTCCTGTGGAAAAATCAGCCAGGGATGAGCTGAGCCACGCGACACATGGCTTCCTCCGCCCAGCCCCATCCCGCCCAGACTCGCTCCTAATTGAGTTGTACAAGACGACTACTAATTGCATTCGATGCCTGCCGCTCGGCGTtgatataattaaattttattggCCGGAGCAGGAGCTTAAGGTGTTTTCCGGTCAGATTTATCGCCGTacgttttaattaaaattaaatcgcGGTGGAGCCCGCTCAGCCTCTTCTGTCAAGTTCTTTTCGGTTTGGGGAGCTATGTATCtaaatttttagtttctcaaaaATCTGGCTAGGTGAAGGCACAAAAATAAGTTGAAAACAGGACACCCAGACACGAATACACTTTTACACGAGCCAACGGACACACACGAAGACTAAccacacagacagacattaTGATACAGCAGAGGCTCGATTCGACGGACAGTGGTCTGCAGAGTGGCTCCCCCAGCGAGGTGCCCTCGGCCTGCCACTCGGAGGAGGACCCTGATCTGTGCGCCTTTTGCCTGGATTGCATCCGGGATCCGAAGAAGCTGCACTGCAACCACGCCTTCTGCAGACGCTGTCTCGAGATGTACCTAGAGGCCCGAAACTGGGTGGCCGAGCGCTGTCCCATCTGCCGGAGGAGCCTGGTGCACCAAGGGACCAAGGAGTTCAATGACGTAAGTGGTCTTTAGATGCAGAGCACCCTTTGAATGCATCTGGTAGATACTGTCTGAAATAATTCGTAAGGTCCAATGATTAAAATAATGATAACTAGTACATTTGTGCTTCAGAAGAATGCATTAAGTTTCTTTAATACAGAGAAAACTGATAAGATATAATTATCGTCTTTAAGAAATTCAGTACCTATCTTAATACGGAACGTATCCCTTTGATATGCTCGCCAGGTTACTTTTTGCTCTCTTTCTATTTCCGAGAGTTTCGAATATTGCTGTCACGCTCTTATAACGAGTACTTTAAGGCGATTTGAGAGAACATTAAAAGCTAGGAAATCCAAGGAACACCTTTCCTTCATATCAAATTCACGTTATTCAATCAATTCAAGTGTTAAAAATGGTGCTTAAACATTTACCAAGTACTTATCAAAACGATCTGTCATTATAAAACGTTGAAAACTGAATAAATGCACCTATGGGGAAAATAGAACCTCGAACTCATCATAATCCTGTGATCTCCCCCAGGACTGGCGCCTGTTCGGGTTCATGATGGggctgctgatgctgctcaGTCTGGGCTCGTTTTACTTGCTGCTGCTCTACTGGTGAACCTCTTCCCGCCGGAGCAGCACCTGATTTACCaaaatatgtatatttgtacTTAGATAGACGCACGAGAGATATATGCAAACTTGTCAGTGGATTTTAATTAAACCCGAAAGCCATAAAATGCGAGTGGAATGTGCTTTGTTCTGGGCTGTCCTTTGTCCTTTGACCACCTTAATGAGTTTTTAGCCAGGGAGATAGATAAGGTTTTCTTAGAAAGCCGCCTGAATAGGAAGTCAAGTTGCGGGTAGCAGAATGCACATACGATATGTACGCCCTGTGGTCGCATTGCTCGCTTTGTAGCCACgttttaattcaatttaatgCGCCAATAAACTGCTTTGGATGGGGGCATAAAAAGTGTTGCCACGCATGCATATTGCAGCGAAGAGCAAATAAATCTAAGCTGAGTCAGCCCTTCGCTGTATGCCAATATCCACCAATATCCACATTCTGTGGGCCcttatttatgtttattttgccGCTGTAAATCAAAATGCAACTCGCAAAAAATATGTgtattatacaaatattttgcCACTTTAAAATGACCAACAAGTAAATATTGGAAAATGTGaatattaaatgtttattGGTCATAATGGATCAGTTGATACCCTGTGTGGTGAGCAGATTATTGTTGAtttctatttttatgcaaaatgtTTGTTTGGAAAAAGAGAAACTACATTTGATTACTACCAAAAGATTCAACATTTATGTATATTTTCTATTACCCTAagttttaaaacaaatatgaAGTATACTTTGGGATTCCCTAAAAATCGGAATTGTTTTTGactgatttttaaaaattttgttcTGATAATTTGTTCATATTtgttaatagattttttatttaatatttataaccAAAACCATAATATTTCATGTCTAATTTACCTAAGTTCTGTTTAATGAAATACCTTCTTTTGCATTCGGTCAACTTTTGTCTAGGGTACCACGGAATTTAAATAGTGGTATCTTGCAACCGCCGGGGTTTTGCATTCATTGTTTTGGATTTGGGCCATGTTTGCGGCACAGCTTGTTCGTTTGGCCATAATAGCTCACACATGCGGCAGTCCACGGGCAAACAAATATGGCGGGCCATTTCGATGTATTTTTTGGCCATTTTGATTGCTCGCCAGCAGCTGCGGCCCGTATTGTTCGCCGTGAGAACGCTCCGGAATTTCGACCATGTCTAAATATACCGCTGTAAACTAATATTCCGCCCGAGATATGGATAGTTCCCGATCCGAAATGGAACTGGAAACTGGCCTAATCCCCCCAGCCAAAACAGCCGGCTTTGGGCATCGGGTTCCATTCGCCGCTCGCTGTCACATCCGTTCGCACAGGATATGAAAAGGCTGCTGCAGCTCTTCAGCTCTTCAGCTCTACAGCTCTCCAGCCACTATTTTTTCCGCTATTTGTCCGATTTGTGGGCCAATCCACACTCGATTTTTCGCTTTTTTCCACGGCGTTGTTTGGCTTTTGTCAGCTGGCAGGCAAATTGAAATGTTTGCCCCTGGCATCGGTTTTCCACCAGACCCCCTCCCCTTCTCGTTGGCTGTTTGTTTGTTGATCTTTGACACTAGGCTGTAATTGAAAGTTTTGTGTGGACATTTGAGGAGACAAAGCCAATCGATAGGGCTGGGATCCGAGAACTGGTTCAGCGGACCCGGCCAATCCAAATTGAATTTCGACTCGTGCCGAATGGGCGGCCAATTTGCTTTATATTCTCAATTAGTTTCGTGGACGTGGGCGggcttaattaatttttacaTGTCCCGTCGTGACCTCCAGCCCCCGGAAACGCCACCTGTCCTGTCCTCATTTGTAACGCCCATTTCGTTGCTGGCAAGCGGCTTTATCGCCGTCCGTGTCGCGACCACAATTTCATCGATAGCAAACACAGACGGCCGGGGTGGGGCTTTCCCAACCGCTTTTCCGCCCGCTTTTCGCCCGCTTTCCCACCGCCCAGCCGCTGGCTCATTGCCAATGCATTGTGCGCCGATTATTTTGCCGTTTATTTCGCTCTCGCCCGGCGATTTTCGTTATTCTCGTTATTTTcgcaattttatttttcttgttttttgtcTTTCGCTGACTCTGTTTTCCGGGCCTGGGCTTtcatattaaatttttgtcACTCTGCCATGTCTATCTTCGGCTTCGGTGCGCTCCAAATTGGCTGCTTTTCAACAAAGATGCAACATCTGTTGCCATGGGCCCCGCTCCTGCTCCCGATCCTGCTCCATCCACAGCTACAGGCtccatcccatcccatcccatcgCATCCCATCGCCCGCTCGTATCGCTTTGCATATCCTTTTTGGCTCTGGTGCAAATTGCAGTGTTGGCCCGGCAAAAGGAGCTCATGTCCCGATGTTTCTCCGGCTGTTTCTCTCGCCGCAGAAACCCAAAATCCTATTCATTATGTCACCGGGGGGCGGGAGATGGAGATTCATAGGGAGATGGGGCGGCTGCAATGGGGATCTGGGATTGCCATTTGCATGTCCTGTTTCGTTTCATTAAATGCTCGCCTTGCCGCATGCAATTACCAATTTATTTTGCCGGAGAGTGCACTTCTGGCTCGCCTCGGCTTTTTATGGGTCTCCCCCGGATAAGGAATAACCCCAAGTTTAGCGAGTGCTCACATGCTTAAATTGTGCCAAATTAGCTTGGTTTTTATTCTTGTTTCTGGGTCTGCCGCTTTTTGTTGATTCAAATTGTGCATTGTATAAATCCACGGAGTTCAGTTGTCGTACTGGTTTTCTTTTGATTGATGTCGGGTTGGGCGGTTGGGCTTACAAGGCTTTGTACTTTGCGCATTTCGAGAGTGATTACTAATTTAAGGTTTGGGGATACACTTAAAGCTGGtatggttttaaaaatattacaatcgGCGAGGCCACACATATCACTTCAGTTTTTAAATCACTTAAATGACACattaggtgtctaaaagtatgcaacaatttaTTCAAGCAAAGCAGTGCAATGAACCCATTCAGTGAGACGAcacattgcatacttttagacacctagtAGTGGTTGCTTTATAGTTATTTTTCGTTCTTTATAATTATTGTCATAGGAAAAGTTAATCATAAAATATATCTGTTACACTCTTGCTAATCACTTTAAAGCATTAGCGTAGCTTAAAAAATAGTAGACAACAGGTTTGCAAGAGTTATAAAGATTCATCAGGGGTGGTCACCTTTATGCTGATTTCTTATCCTGAGCCATTTCAATCCGAGTTAAGTGCACCGTAAAGGCAGTGATTTTGCTAATGCTATGCATCTTAACTCCGGTGCACATTTGTGTATAATGATTTCTGCCCTTTACCACCGTCGCCGACTGTAATGATATAATTAATTAGTCGACCTGAGCCCGGCTGCCGCATTTGTTTTTGCCAGCTGCATGCACACGATCCTGGCTGTTGTTGTGCCACGGTTTGCCTCAGCATATCCTCGGCACATCCGTCCGGAATCCAGGGACCAGAGTCCAGGATCCAGAATCCGGAATCCCTGGTGCCGTGCCGTGCATTGTTTGCTCTGATTGCCGGCGTGGCAGAAACTGAAACCGAGGCAACGACCTCTGGCTGGTTGTCAAAGATTAAGCAAACCGAGCTAAGCGGACAAACAAACACGCACTCGAGGGCATTTGGCAGGACCTGCCAGGATGCTCGGGATGGTCGGGATGGCAGGATGCACACGGCAAGGGCTGCATTTAGTGAGCAATAAATTCCCTTTTAATTTACTAAATGTGTTTGTGACTGTCCGGAGCCCATGTCCTTCGCCCATGTCCAGGTCCCATGTCCTTCGCCCAGGTTGTTCCAATATCCTGTGCCGCCGTCCTGCGCGTGAAGCGGACAAATGGCTGCGGAAGACGGATGATGCAATTGTCTGGCTTGACTCTTAATTGCTTCTGCTCCTTGCCACTCGGAGTTCGAAGTTTTTTGGCTTCCAATTATGCAAATGCAGACTGTTTGCAGCCGGACGATTGAATTTGCGGGGCCAGCTGGTTGGTCGAGCCAGTGATGATTTTGTGGCCAGGCTGATTTGTTTCTGTGGTTGTTTGCCAGTCTGCCTGATTGACCGCACAATTTCCTGTCATTAGGGTCGGACATATGCCGCCCCTCGTCGGAATCCAGGCAGCTGGATCGATGCCTTCGCCTTCTGGCGCTGCTTCACATAAAGCGAATTGTGTATTTATGAGAGCATCTGAAATGCATGCACAGATCAGCCAACTCCCCGTCATAATTTCACATTAACCTACTTCCAAAAAAGGAGCGGCGTCCTTTTCCCCATTTCCCTGCTCATTAGCTGGCAGCC
Protein-coding regions in this window:
- the LOC108019697 gene encoding E3 ubiquitin-protein ligase RNF125; this translates as MIQQRLDSTDSGLQSGSPSEVPSACHSEEDPDLCAFCLDCIRDPKKLHCNHAFCRRCLEMYLEARNWVAERCPICRRSLVHQGTKEFNDDWRLFGFMMGLLMLLSLGSFYLLLLYW